The genomic window ATGAGCGCCGAGGGCACCATGCCCTCGAAGCCGCTGAGGGTGAGGCAGGGGCCGGTGATCCCCATGAGGATGCCGATGTGGGCCGCGGGCGTGTTGTGCAGGGAGGCCGCGAAGTGGATGGGGGAGGTGCACGGGTCCCCGTCCTGGATCATGGAGTCGATGAGGCTGAAGGTGGTGGCGGTGGGGCCGTACCCGCTGGCCACCACCAGGGCCAGGCCCTCCGGGGTGCGGCCCGCGTCCTCCAGGGCCAGGTAGGCGCCCAGGAGCGCCATGCGGGAGAAGTGGTCCACCCGGCGCAGGGCGCGCCGAGGCACGAAGCGCTCCAGGGGATCGGTGGCGGCCAGGAAGGCCGGGATCTCGCGTGTTCCCTCCCCCCAGGGGATGGCCAGCGCGCCCGGCGCGCCGGGGGCCAGGGCCAGGTTCTCCGCGCCGCAGCCGAAGCCGCCCACCGCGCCGATGCCCTGCACCGTGACGTTCACCTCGGGCCTCCGAACGCCAGCACCGCGTTGTTCCCGCCGAAGGCCAGGGACGAGGACAGGGCCACCCCGCCCGTGAAGGACGTGGCCTCCCGCACGGGCTCGGCGCCGCCCAGGGCGGGGTCGGGGGTGCGAAAGCCCGCGCTGGCCGGGATCCGGCCCGCCTCCAGGCAGGCCACGGTGAAGGCCGCCTCGATGGCGCCCGCGGCGCCCAGGGTGTGGCCGGTGCAGCCCTTGGTGGAGAGGAAGGGGACGCCGGGAAGGACGTCCCGCAGCACCAGGGCCTCCACGCGGTCGTTGTCGGGGGTGGCCGTGCCGTGCGCGTTGACGAAGGCCACTTCGGCGGGGGCGATCCCCCCCATGGCCCCGGCCAGGGCCCTGCGCAGGCCGGCGCCGTCGGGGCTGGGGGCGGTGGGGTGGTAGGCGTCGCAGGAGGAGCCGTAGCCCAGCACGAAGGAGCGGGCCCGGCGGCGCGTGCCCGGGGCCTCCAGCACCAGGAGGGCGGCGCCCTCGCCCAGGTTCAGCCCCTGGCGGTCCCGGTCGAAGGGGCGGCAGGCCTCCTCCGAGGTGATCTTCAGGGAGATGAAGCCGTTGAAGGTGATCCGGCTCAGCTCGTCCGCGCCCCCGGCCAGCACCACGTCGCAGAGGCCCGCGCGGATCCAGGAGGCGCCCAGCCCGATGGCGTCCGTGCCCGAGGAGCACGCGTTCACCACGGTCTGGCAGGGGCCCGCAAGGCCCAGCTCCAGGGCGAGCGCCTCGGCGGGATTGCTGCGGAAGATGCGCTCCATGGGCTCCAGCCCGGGGTGGCCCCCGGCGCGGTAGGCCCGGCAGAAGGCCTCGTCGTTCAGGGCGCAGCCCACGGTGGTGCCGATGATCACGCCCGTGCGCGCCCGGGGCAGGTCCTCCGGCGCCAGCCCCGCGTCAAGGAGGGCCTCCCGCGCGGCGTGGAGCAGCAGGCCGCTGGTGCGCAGGCGGCGGGGATCGCTTTCGAAGTCCAGGACCTCGAAGACGGGATAGCTGGCGGGA from Geothrix sp. 21YS21S-2 includes these protein-coding regions:
- a CDS encoding beta-ketoacyl synthase chain length factor codes for the protein MNVTVQGIGAVGGFGCGAENLALAPGAPGALAIPWGEGTREIPAFLAATDPLERFVPRRALRRVDHFSRMALLGAYLALEDAGRTPEGLALVVASGYGPTATTFSLIDSMIQDGDPCTSPIHFAASLHNTPAAHIGILMGITGPCLTLSGFEGMVPSALMAARLLLQEGRAERVLVGAVDEFSELMAYLWARSGPGPVAGEGAAFLLLSAREEDGPGCCTLEEAGAAAGPWPWGAQPGAPAFALAAAAARLRSSRR
- a CDS encoding beta-ketoacyl synthase is translated as MIPVTGLGCICAAGKSLPACLGALFAGGPGPAPATRFASGHPASYPVFEVLDFESDPRRLRTSGLLLHAAREALLDAGLAPEDLPRARTGVIIGTTVGCALNDEAFCRAYRAGGHPGLEPMERIFRSNPAEALALELGLAGPCQTVVNACSSGTDAIGLGASWIRAGLCDVVLAGGADELSRITFNGFISLKITSEEACRPFDRDRQGLNLGEGAALLVLEAPGTRRRARSFVLGYGSSCDAYHPTAPSPDGAGLRRALAGAMGGIAPAEVAFVNAHGTATPDNDRVEALVLRDVLPGVPFLSTKGCTGHTLGAAGAIEAAFTVACLEAGRIPASAGFRTPDPALGGAEPVREATSFTGGVALSSSLAFGGNNAVLAFGGPR